One Mycobacterium kubicae genomic window carries:
- a CDS encoding acyl-CoA thioesterase, which produces MSTLTTDSEQAQWSVDGLLELFEVQADGTDRYTAETGIAGQDERQVVEGTQLVAQAITAVAQRFPGKSVRSVQAVFVRAVMVGPPVELVVDVVHEGRSTATAIVAVQQNGRRCVSVTVLTDVPTEDVIRHHLPRPNVAPPANANISEMPMAGRELRLVDVVDVNSPDEVGSPELYAWLHYDPIPTRDDLAKALVAYFTGHLGISTTMRPHEGIGTAQAHLTVSTAPMSISVAFHEPVRWDGWLLYSHESTQVGAGMSYVRGTVHTEQGELIASFAQEALIRPLRTTDSAIDSRARF; this is translated from the coding sequence GTGAGCACATTGACCACAGATTCGGAACAGGCGCAGTGGTCGGTCGACGGCCTGCTCGAACTCTTCGAGGTACAAGCCGACGGAACCGACCGGTACACCGCCGAGACGGGTATCGCCGGACAGGATGAGCGGCAGGTCGTGGAAGGCACCCAACTCGTTGCGCAAGCCATAACCGCTGTGGCGCAGCGCTTTCCGGGCAAGTCGGTGCGTTCGGTGCAGGCGGTGTTCGTCCGGGCGGTCATGGTGGGTCCGCCGGTGGAACTGGTCGTCGATGTGGTGCATGAAGGCCGGTCGACGGCCACAGCGATCGTGGCCGTGCAACAAAACGGTCGGCGCTGCGTAAGCGTGACGGTGCTGACCGATGTGCCGACCGAGGACGTCATTCGCCACCACCTGCCGCGCCCCAATGTTGCCCCGCCCGCCAACGCGAATATCTCCGAGATGCCCATGGCCGGGCGGGAGTTGCGGCTTGTCGACGTGGTCGACGTCAACAGCCCCGACGAGGTAGGCTCGCCGGAGCTCTACGCCTGGCTGCATTACGACCCGATTCCCACCCGCGACGACTTGGCCAAGGCGCTGGTCGCCTACTTCACCGGACATCTGGGCATCTCGACCACCATGCGGCCGCACGAGGGCATCGGCACCGCCCAAGCGCACTTGACCGTCTCGACGGCGCCCATGTCGATCTCGGTCGCCTTTCACGAGCCGGTGCGGTGGGACGGCTGGCTGCTCTACAGCCACGAGAGCACCCAAGTCGGGGCGGGCATGTCCTACGTGCGCGGCACCGTCCACACCGAGCAAGGTGAGTTGATCGCGTCCTTCGCGCAGGAAGCGCTGATCCGTCCGCTGCGCACCACCGACTCGGCGATCGACTCCCGCGCGCGGTTCTGA